Part of the Caldisericia bacterium genome, TACATGCCAGCAAATAAGTTTGTCCTCTATGGACACCATTTTGCTTCCATTGCTGGCGCTGGTCCAATAGTGGGACCTGCACTTGCTATGGTCTGGGGATGGTTACCAAGTATTCTCTGGATTTGGTTAGGTAACCTTTTTATTGGTAGTGTTCATGACTATCTTGCCTTAATGGCTTCGGTAAGATATGATGGTAAATCGGTTCAGTGGATTTCTGGTAAGCTTATGACACCAAAGACAAAGTATGCATTTGAGCTCTTTGTATAT contains:
- a CDS encoding carbon starvation protein A, whose protein sequence is MTALLAIIGGAIYIIGYMVYGKGLEREVVKADPNRPTPAVRLRDNVDYMPANKFVLYGHHFASIAGAGPIVGPALAMVWGWLPSILWIWLGNLFIGSVHDYLALMASVRYDGKSVQWISGKLMTPKTKYAFELFVY